AAAATCGGTGTTTTTGCCAATACGAGTATTCCTGAAATTAGCCAGATAGTTATGGATTCTGGATTGACTGGTGTCCAGTTACATGGAGACGAATCTCCAGAATTTTGCTCACTGTTACGTCAAAGTCTCCCAAATGTAGAAATTCTTAAAGCTTTGAGAGTTCGTAGTGTTGAGAATCTTGATCAAGCCTCTAATTATACTAAATACATAGATACATTACTACTGGATGCTTATCATCCCCAACAGTTGGGAGGTACAGGTCACACTCTAGACTGGCAGATGTTAGAAAAGTTTAAACCCAGTTGTCCTTGGTTATTAGCTGGGGGACTAACGCCAGATAATGTAGTGACTGCCTTAAATCAAGTTAAACCTGACGGGATTGATTTATCTAGCGGTGTGGAAATTAAGCCCGGTGATAAGGATTTAGATAAAGTAGCACTGCTATTTGAGAATTTAGGTTGTCGGTTGAGGGACTGACAATAAAAAATTTCCAAATTGTAGGGTGGGTTAGGACCCTAGTCCGTAACCCACCATTATCCTGAAGTTTATGGTGGGTTACGCTGCGCTAACCCACCCTACTGGCTCACCATTCCCCATTCCCCATTCCCCACTCCCTAGTAAAATGACGGTTGGTGACGAATCAAGTTAAAGAATTCTTCACGAGTTTTTTGATCTTCTTGAAATGCACCAACCATTGCGCTGGTAACAGTCCAAGAACCAGGCTTTTGCACACCGCGCATTGCCATGCACATATGGGTAGCTTCCATCACCACTGCCACCCCTTGAGGTTCGAGAATGGTTTGGATGGCTTCGGCTATTTGACGGGTGAGTCTTTCTTGGACTTGGAGGCGGCGAGAATACATCTCGACAATGCGGGCAAGTTTACTTAACCCTACAACTTTTTGGTTGGGGATATAAGCAACGTGTGCTTTACCCATAAAAGGCAGCATATGGTGTTCGCAGAGGCTAAAAAAGTTAATATCTCGGACTAATACCATCTCGTTATGTCCTTCATCGAAGATGGCATCGTTTAGGAGTTCTTCTAGAGATTGGTTGTAGCCACTGGTGAGAAACTGCATGGCTTCTGCTACGCGCTTGGGTGTTTTCAGCAGTCCTTCTCTTTCGGGGTCTTCTCCTACTCCTACTATTAGCGCTCTGACTCCATCCATCATTGACTCCATTTCTTCCCCTGTCGGTGGGTGCAAGTTGGGTTGTCGTCCGTTGTGGGTGTTACGGTCGGGTTTGGGAGTGATGGCTTCTACTAAATCGGGGCTTAGGGGAGATTTCGAGCGATTGGAACCGTTGGGACTCGCAATAGTCATGATGTGATTACTTGGTTATGGTGGGAATTTTGAGATGGATTGATTTCTAATCTTAATTTCACGCAGAGGCGTAGTTAGCTGACAGCTTTCCCGCAGGGTGGCGCACCAGAGTTAAAGAGCGCCAGCACTGGGCATTAGGGTCAATTCGTCTATGACGGCTTGCTGTGGTAGTAAGGCTGTGTAGAGAATTGATTGGGCAACAACTTCTGCCGTTAACATTTTGGAACGGTCAAAATCGGACTGGACGGTTTCTGTGTCCCACAGTTCGGTATTCACAGCACCAGGACAAATGGCTGTGACACGAATGCCGTGGGCGCGTTCTTCTTGTGCTAAGGTTTGCGAAAGTGCCATAAGACCTGCTTTGCTGACGCTGTATGCTCCCCAACCGGGAAAGGGTTGCTTGGCGGCAATTGAGGCGACGTTAATTATTGTGCCTGTGTGGCGATCGCGCATTCCGGGTAAAATTCCCATCATGCACTGAAATACACTGGTGAGGTTCAAGTTGATTACTTGCTGCCAATCTTCTAAGGGGGTTTCACTGAGGTTGGCTGTGTATGCTATACCCGCATTATTTACCAAGATATCTATGCCCCCAAAGTCAAGGGCGATCGCCTCTATTTCTGCTTTTACTTGAGTTACATTCGCAAGATCAACAGCGTAAGCTTTGGCTACTACTCCCGTATGCCTAGCTGCTTCTGCTACTGTCTCCAACTTATCCAAAGAACGGCTGACTAAGGCGACATCAATTCCCGCCTTGGCAAATACTAAAGCCGTTGCTTTGCCAATTCCACTACTGGCCCCAGTAATTAGGGCGCGTCGTTGCTCAAGACTCATGCTGTCTCCAATTTTTTTGGCAGTTTTTAAAGCTTTTTTCCACCAGCCAATTATCCAAATCTTGCGGATTGGTTAAATTTAACTAACCTGAATTTCCGATGATTTCTGGTTGATAACTAACTACTAATTTTTTCCGTCAGCGTGGGTATTTTTTCCCGTCAGGTGTTTTCCCAGTCAGGATAACAAATGTTTAACTGGGAAATTATGTCATAGATTCAAATGTGATTACTGAATAACAGGCAAATCACTGATCAAATTAAGTTGATTTGCTTAAAATACAAAAACCTATGGCTGTTGAGATTGTTAAAAATCTTTAAGTAGCCATAGGCATTATAACATTGCTGATGAGTAAAGGGGTTATTTTCTCTGAGTATCAGTGGGCAAGTTCAGTAAAAACACCAATTTTGCGGAATTTTTCATAGCGCAGTTGCCGACGTTCTGGAGATGTTAAGCGGTTGAGTTCGTCTAAGTTTTCTAACAAGCTCTGCTTGAGAGTTGTAGCGGCTTTCAGAGGATCAGAATGAGCGCCACCAATGGGTTCAGATAATATTTCGTCGATGATGCCCAAGTTTTTCAGGTCGTGGGAAATGATTTTGAGAGCCACAGCTGCTTGAGGAGATTTGCTAGAATCTTTCCACAGAATGGCGGCACAGGCTTCGGGGGTAGCAACGGTATAAACGGCGTGTTCAAACATCATGAGGCGATCGCCTACGCCAATACCTAAAGCACCACCAGAACCACCTTCGCCGATGACTGTGCAGATAATTGGCACATCAAAGCAAAACATTTCCCGTAAATTATAGGCGATCGCTTCCCCTTGACCTTGGTGTTCGGCTTCAATACCTGCCCAAGCGCCGGGAGTGTCGATAAAGGTGATAATCGGCATCCCAAACTTGTTGGCGTGTTCCATCAAGCGCAGGGCTTTGCGGTAACCACCAGGGGAAGCCATCCCGAAGTTACGGGCAACATTATCCTTGGTGTCGCGGCCTTTTTGATGACCTAACATTACCACTGGCTGCCCGCCCAAACGACCTACACCTCCAACTAAGGCAGGATCGTCACCACCGCAGCGATCGCCATGCAACTCCATCCATTCATCACTAATGGCCTGAATGTAATCAAGAGTACTAGGGCGACGAGGATGACGAGCTACTTGCAGACGCTGAGACGGTGATAAATTACTGAAAATTTCCTCTCGTAGTTGCATAGCCCGTGTTTCTAGTTTGCGAATTTCGCCAGAAACATCAACGCCATTTTCTTCTGCAAGTTGCCGAATCTGATCAATTCGGTTTGCCAGTTCTGCTAGTGGCTTTTCAAAATCTAACAGTAGTGGTTTGCGCTCGGTAGTTGCCATCGTACAAGTTAAGAGTGTTGAGTGTGGAGTTATTTAAGGTGGGGATGTAGGGCATGGACTATGGGCTGTGATTTACTTGTCTTTAGTTAACGACTAAGGACTCAACTAGCAGTGGTCTAAATCCGTGCTTTATTGATGCTTGACCAATCTGCTCCATTTTGTCTACGGTAATCTGATTCCGCCCCCAAGAAAAGTTCGTGTATAACTTCTCAAATTCCAGCAGCATCGATTCGGCAAAACAAGCAAACAACTGGCGTGCTGGCACATCCATATTGACTATTTTCATAATTTTCCAGTCAATATCTAGGGAATGTTCGACAATCCCACCATTTAGCACATGAATACCAGGATATTGAATTTTAGTCGCTAAGTTTTTCGGATAGCCACCATCAATGAGCAAACAAGGGCGCTTCAAAACTTGAAAATCAATTTCCATGCCTTTGGGCATACTAGCAACCCAAACGACAATATCAGCTTCAGGTAGTGCTTCATCCAAAGCCATGATTTTTCCTCGCCCCAGTTCGTCTTGTAGGTCTTTGAGACGTTCATTGTTGCGGGCGATGAGCAAAAGTTCCTTGACATCTGTTCTGGCATCTAGCCAGCGTGTAATGGCACTGCCAATATCTCCAGTTGCGCCACATATAGCAACAGTCGCTTTCGACAAATCAATTCCTATTTGTTTCGACGCTTGTTCCACTTGCCGACAAATAATGTAAGCAGTGTGAGTATTCCCGGTGGTGAAGCGTTCAAACTCTAGTTTGATGTTGCGGACTTGGCTAAACTGCTCCAATTTAAAGTTCTCAAAAATAATTGAGGAAAATCCTCCTAAAGCAGTGATATTGATGCCATGCTTTTGAGCATGAGCCATAGCGTTGAGAATTTTGCGTATTGCTGTCTTTGCATGGCGTTTCGCGAGCATTTCCGGCAAAAAACAAGATTCTACATACCGTCCTTCAATTGTCTGCCCAGTCACACTGGTAACTGTGATTTCATCAACAATTTGCGGCGGGGCGCTGCACCAAAAATCTAGCCCTTGATCGGCATATTCTGGGTAACCCAATTCTTTGGCTACCGATTGAGCGTGTTCTAAACTAGTCAAATGTCCAATTAGACCAAACATGTATTGATGTATTAGGCGTGTGCTTTGTCGAAAGCGTTGAATAAGTGGGCAAGAATTAAATACCAATTTGTAATTCGTAATTCGTAATTCGTAATTCGTAATTCGTAATTCGTAATTCAGAACATCCGACCTATCCTGGTTTCCCGGTTGGTATCTGTCGGATTATCGTTTCAAATTGATACTATTCTGAGAACGAGGAAACAAAGCGTAAGATGCATTAGGGTGAAGTCAGGCAATGCTCAATTTTTTGATGACTTAGCACTTCCTTGTACAGACGCGAGCAATCGCGTCTCTACTCAGCATTTAAATTAGGCAGCTGTGAGTCCGTAAGCTGACATTTTCATAATGTCTCTGGTAGTGAAGCCAATGTTATTCAATGTTTCACCGTATTGAATCATGAAGTCTTCTACCAAGGCTTCTTTTTCCATTGCTAAGACGTGAGCATCAGCTTCTACTTCGTTGAGCATTCTCCAAACAATGGGTAGGTTTTGGCGATTGGCTGCTTCTAATTCTGCTTTGGATTCAGCGAAGTGTTCTTTTAACCAAACTTCCCCAAAGTTGAGGTGACTGTATTCATCTTTTACGACTCCCTCTGTGATTTTACGGGCAAAATCATCGGCTACGGGAATGTAAATATTGTATGCTGCGATCGCAAAGCATTCAATAATCAAAGATTGAATCAGCAAGCAAGTCACTACTTGACCTTCAGCCGCCGCTTTTTGGAAATTTTCGTGTAGTCCAGAGAAAAACTTCTGAGCAAAGGGCATATCTGGTTGTACAGATAGATTCCGCCCACAAGCTTCAAAGCCCTTTTTGTGGCGACTTTCCATTTTCGATAAACGAATCAGTTCATCTTTAAGCTCTGGGAGCATTTCTCCCAATGTGATGTAATTATCATGAGCTTCCTGTTCGCCTTCAATGACGATCGCATTAATGCGACTGTAAGCATCTTTGTATTTTTCGCTCTGAAAATCAATTTTTAATTCGGCTGCAAGTTGTTGCATGGTGTGTTTACTCCTGTAAACTTGAATCATTTGATACAAAAATTCGATTTTCCCTGTTTATTAAGGGTAATGATCGCTATGGTTTAATTTAACTTAACAAGTCACTATGTTATAGATTAGCTTTTGCTGGGGGCAATGCTCTAGTAATAGAACACAAATGCTTTAACGCTCAACTCATGACCAAAACCAACTCGAATCTAAAATCTGCCAATTTCTTGAGATTAGGAGTGCTGGTATTGGGGGCATTTATTGTCCTATTACCATTGCTCGTGGTCTTTATCACCTCTTTTGCACCTCCAGGGGCTGTTTTAGAAGTTTCACCCAAAACTAACTGGTCTTTAGCTAATTACCGCGATGCTTGGGAGCGAGGTAAATTTTTACTCGCGTTTGCTAATTCTACCTTAGTCGCGATCGCTGTGACGGCTTTTCAAATGGTCACTTCTGCATTAGCTGGTTACGCCCTAGCCAGATTGAAGTTTCGCGGTAAACAAGCGCTGTTACTGGTTGTCTTGGCTACTTTGGTAATTCCCTTTCAATTATTGGTGATTCCCATCTTCCTAGTTTTAAAGTGGGGACACCTGATAAATACTTACGGGGCGCTGATTTTACCGACGGCTGTCAATGGCTTTGGGATTTTCTTGTTACGTCAGTATTTCCAGACAATTCCCGTAGAGTTGGAAGAAGCCGCAACCATCGATGGAGCGAACCGGCTGCAAATTCTGTGGCGAGTGATGTTACCTTTAGCACGTCCAGCCTTGGTGACGCTGTTTCTGTTTACCTTCATTGCTGAATGGAACGATTTGTTTAAGCCTTTGGTATTTACGACACGACCGGAATTAAGAACGGTGCAATTGGCTTTAGCAGAATTTCAAGAACAATTCACGAATAATTGGCCTCTAATGATGGCTGCTGTCACCATAGCGACGGTTCCAGTGATGGTGCTATTCCTTATCGGTCAGCGTCAGTTTATACGCGGTATAGCCGCCACAGGGATTAAGAATTGAGTTGAGCCACAGAGGAGGGAGGAATCACCCTCTTCTGTCACTCTCCGAAAACATTTGCAATTTCCCAATTCTCGAACTTTTGCATAGCAAGCGATTGGCTTCGCCAGTGGTGATTTGAGCTTCTGCTAGTTGTCCTGTGGGGAGCTTGGTGATTTGGAGGTTGATGTTGAAGGTGGGGTCGAATATATTTAGTGGCTTATATTTATATGTGTTGGTTAATGCCGAGGTGTATAGATGAGTATAACTGCTGAGGAATTGTTGCAGCGATACGCTGCCGGGGAGAGAGATTTTAGTGGGGTTGATTTGAGCGGAGTTAATTTGTCTGGTCTGAGGTTGGGTAATTTCAACTTGAGTAACGCCAACTTGAGAGGGGCTAATCTCAGGGGTGCGTATTTGGGAGATACTATTTTGGTCAGTGCTAATTTGGTTGAGACTGAACTGAGCGATGCCGACCTCAGGTATGTTAATCTTCTTAATGCCAACTTGGAAAATACTATCTTGGATGGCGCTCGACTGACCAATGTCAGCATGATTAACGCAAATTTGGAAGGAGCTAGTCTCAGAAATTCCGACCTGAGATGGGCATCCGTTGAGTATAGTAACTTTCGGAGGACTAGCTTGGAGGGTACTATTTGGGATGAAGCTGGCGTGTGGGAGGTCGATTTTACTGGAGCCAGTGGTGTCGAACCACAGGGCAAAGGGTGGTATAACGTCATTATGCCCAATGGTCAATTTGTCGAATCCACTTGGTAAAGCATTTGATAAAGTAGTGAGGAGACTGGAAGAAGATTGAATTTCGTTATCTGCTAATAGCGGTGCGTTGAGAGTAAAATCTACTCTTCTATCTTTGATAATTCTTTGAATGTGTTCAGGTACGTTTGAAAGAAAGTTATAGCCAGTTATTTCTTCAAGTTGGTCAACGCTGACTATATACTGCCTCCAATTCTGTGGTTGTGTAATTGTTAAGAAAGCAATTCCTCGTAGGTTGGGTTGAGGAACGAAACCCAACATTAATCAACTATAATTAACCATAAAAATATTTCTACATCATTAATATCTGCTCCAATTATTGATAATGTGATAAAGTTTAAAACAACATAATATTTTGTATTTGAGTTATGGATGTTGAAGAATTGTTGGAAAGGTACGCTGCTGGAGAGCGTAACTTTGCTGGGATTAACCTCAAGAAATCTAAGATACTCAAAAATGTTGACTTGAGAGGAATTAATTTGAGAGGCGTTGACCTGAGTAGCGTTCACATTGAAAGAAGTGACTTGAGTGGCGCTGACTTGTCCAGAGCTTCTATGGTTTCGAGTACTCTGATCGATGTCAATCTGAGCAAAGCCGATTTGGCTTATGCTAGTTTGTGTCGAGCTGATTGGTATGATGTTAACTTGAGTGAAGCCTATTTGGTCGGAGCTAATTTGACCAAAGCTGCTTTGAGGAATGCCAACTTGTTCTACACCAATCTGGAAGAAGCTATTTTGATTCGTACTAGCTTGAGGGGAGCTATCAATACGGAGGACGTATTCCGAATCCATGATGCCTTCATTTGGAACCTGCGGCTTCCTGATGGAACTATTGATGAAGGTCCACGGTTCGAGTTTCTGGAATACTGAGTTGTAGTGTGATCGCAATTCCTCGTAGGTTGGATTGAGGAACGAAAGCCAACATTAATCAACTATAATTAACCATAAAAATATTTCTACATCATCAATATCCGCTTCAATTATTGATAATTTGATAAAATTTAAACCAACATAATATTTTGATATTATTCACTTTAGCTGCACAACAGCTTATCCCTTGTAGAGACATTCAATGGAACGTCTCTACATTCTTTGTCGGAAATAACTAATAACTAATTCGTTTCCTGGATTTGTAGGCGGATTGTGTGTTCAGTACCGCCACTGAGTTGTAGTTCCATGATTTCACCACCCAGGGGTTCGATGCAAGTCAGGAGCGATCGCAAATTGGGTGTACTTGCACCAGTATCGACATATAAGCGGTCTGCTAAGTTACCGATGCGTTTCCAAGTCATGTATAACTTGGCAATGGTTTGTTCTATCTGTGAGGCTTGATTGACTAAATCGGCGGCGATACTTAGACATCCGATTCTTTGCGCTTCTTCTAACGCTGTTTCAATATCAATATCCGCCTGTGTCAATGCTTGGACTTGGGCGGCAGATTTGAGATATTTCGCTAAATGACGCGCCTCGGAAGTTGCCTGTTTGAGAGTATCAACATCAGGATTAGCCGAAATTTCAGTGTGAATCATCTTCTGGTGTGATTCTGGCAGTTTTTCCATTTCCTTCACCAGAGGGGCAATGTAGCGCGAGGGAAGGGAGTTGTCGGCTGCTTTTACCTTGACGGATTCTGGTAGTAACTCCGAAGACATGGCTGTCCATTCGTCGGTGAGTTGGCGCACTTCTCGCCTGGTAATCTGGTCGCCTTTTTGCGCCGCTTCACTCACCATCTGTTGGACTTCTGGGACAGCTTTCGAGGTTTCAATAAATGCCCGTTTGCTAAAGTTATTCACTGACGTGGGGTCAAGTTTTCCTTCTTCCAGGAGGGTATCAGCGCTATTGGCTAGTTGAATCCAGGCGTAAGCTTGACTTTTACTAATTTCGTGTTCTTTGAGCCATCTGAGGAATCCTGTCCCTCGTCCGTCACCACCTCTTTTTTCGCGATCGCGGATAGCCCGTAAGATGCGCCCCCGCCAGATTTCAGTTTGCAGGTCAAAGCGATCGCATACCTGCCATGCTACATCCAGTTGTTCTTGAAAATCTGACTCTAAAATCTCTTCATCTTCTGGATCTGGAAGTTCAAAGCTGAGGTCGGCTGGTTGTTGCAAAGCCGCAGCCAAGTCGTTAATAGATTCGGTATCTTGCACAATTGATAGCTAAACTAGTGTATGCGATTGCCTTCGGCACTGCGCGTAGTGCAATCGGCTCATTATTGCATATTTTTGTAACACATGAAACCTCACCCCAACCCTCTCCTTAGTAAGGAGAGGGAGCAGGAAAATCTAATTTTTTTCTGTCCTAGATGAATGCTAGATAAATTTAGGCTTGATTGCCAGATTTAGCGGTAATTTTAGCTAACAGATGACTGACTTTTGCCGCTCTTTCAGGTTGTCGCTGTTTTTGCAATAAAGCTTTGGCTTGTTCTAGATTATCTTTGGCTTTCTCTGGCTGATTTTCTGCTATGAAAAAATTTGCTAGACGCAGGTAGGCATCAGGGTTTTTCGGACTGCTGCTAATTACTTCCTGGTATAATTCTGTTGCTCCTTTGACGTTGCCTTGTTCTTTTAAAATATCTCCTAATAACAAGCGAACTACGTCATTAGTAGAGTTGATAGAAATTACCTTGCGAAAAGCGGCTTCAGCACCTGGATAGTCTTTTTGTTCGTAAAGTTTTACCCCTTTTTGGAAATAATTTGAAGTCACCAAAGTTTTCCAAGAAAAATAACCGAGAATCGTCATAGCGATCACAACTGGGACTATGGCAAAAATATCAGTTGTTTTAAAAGTTTCTAACATAGATTTAGGCTAAAAGACAGGCGATGGGGAACATAATATATTCGAGGTAAAAGAGTTTCCAAATAAATTGGTAAAAATCAGCGATCGCACTTTTATCTTCCAAGTCCACTGATAAACTTCGCATCCACATCCCAGCCAGCACGACTAGATGAGTAATCACTAAAAATACTGGGTTAATGTCAGCAAAGCGCAGCACACCGACAAAAGTGATTCCCAAATAGCAAACAGTTAGCACCCACAGCGCTAAATTAAATATTGCTTGTGGGCCAAGTTGGATGGTGAAAGTAGTGATATTGTAAAGGCGATCGCCTTCTATGTCGGGGATATCTTTAAAAATGGCGATCGCAAAAGTAAACACCAAAACAAATATTGTCAGTACCCAAACCGCAGGCGGAATGGCGGGAGTTTCTCCTAATGCCCAATTAAAGTGCAAAAATAGCCCCAAATTTACAATAGTTCCCCGCACGGAAAAAATACACAGTGCCGCCCAAAAGGGAAATCGCTTTAAGCGAATCGGGGGTAAAGAATAAGCCGTACCAATAGCCAAACTCGAAGCCACCAAACCCAACAAAAAAGGCCCCGTTAGCCAAGCCACAGCCAGCGCCAAAACGCCCATCGTGATGACAATTAATTGCCCTTGCTTCTGCGAAAATTCCCCTGATGCTAGAGGTAAATGAGGTTTATTAATCTTGTCAATCTCAACATCTTCTAGTTGATTCAACCCCACAATGTAAACATTGCCACATAAACAGGCAATCCAAGCACCCAGAACTGAAATCAGTTGCACACTAGAAAAACCAGTCGAAGCGATCGCAACAGCAATTAAATACAAGCCCCACACACTCAAACTAGTGCCAATAATCGTATGCGGGCGGGAAAACTTCCAAAAAGCATAAAGCCAATTACCTTGAAAATTAGAAGACTGACCAGAAATTTGACTCATAAAAATTGTAGATGAAGGACTGGGGAGTGGGGAGAAGAGGCAGGGGAGCGGGGAGCAGGGAGCAAGGGGGAGTGAAGAGGCAGGAAAGCGGGGAGCAGAGAGCAAGGGGGAGTGAGAAATTACTTTAAACTTCCGGTTACTTAGGTGATTTCTAGAATAAAAACTACCACACAAAATCGTTCCATCGTGAGGTAGCAAGGCTGTTTGCCCTTTTAAATCGGTAAAGTTATTTTGAGAAATCACCTTAAGAATCGTTCCTCTTCTCCCCTGCACCCTGCCCCCTGCCCCCGTTCCTCTTCTCCCCTGCCTCTATTTAGTTCCGGACAACAAAGCAAACCGAATCAACCCACGTTTGTAGCCGTCACTCATTAATCCCAGAGACAATGCGCCTTGAATAGTTTCCCAACCAGAAGTGAGTAATCCGAAAAGCGCCTGCGGAGTGAAAGCCGAATCAATGACAAAATCCCAAAATGGAGCCACAGCCGTTGACCAATCAGCAGTGTGAAGATTATTTAAAGGAAGCTGACGTGCGATCGCCTCATATTCTGGCAAAGAAATCACGTAGGGTAGACAATAGACGCGATAAATCTCTTGCAAATGCCTTTCTTCATCTGCTGTCAATGGAGAGATATCAGTCGGACGATGACACCAAGTCACCACAATCAGCTTCCCACCAGGCTTCAAAACTCGATAGCACTCTTGCAAAAATTTCGTTTTATCTGGCATATGTTCACCACTTTCCAGTGACCAGACCAAATCAAAAGAATCGTCAGCAAAAGGCATTGCTTGAGCATCCGCGACTTGAAACTGACATCTACCACTCAAACCAGCATATTGGGCGCGTTCGTTGGCTCTAGCGGCTTGTACTGGACTCAAAGTAATCCCTGTGGCTTCAGCCTTAAACTTACCTGCTAAATAAAGAGAACTACCACCGATACCACAACCCACATCCAGAATGTTTTCTGCTGTTTCCACCTCAGCCCATTTGAGTAATTCTTCGATTAAATCAATTTGAGCCAGTCGGCGCTCTTTTTTTTCGCTCCCATCTGCGCCGTAATAGCCGTGGTGCATATGTTCACCCCAAATCTGTTCCCACAGACCAGAGGAAGCATCATAAAATTGCTGTATTTGCTGGTATAGTGTTGCACTCATGACAAAAGCAGTGTTAAAACAATGCCGAATTTAAATAAACATATTGGTAGGCTACCATGTGTGTTTTTAATTGAATAAGAGTGTTTTTGCTTCCAGGGGTGTTAACTGATGTATCTTACCTGGAATACTTTGTAAGTATTTATTTTGATATGACTGTTTCTCGCACAGTTTGCTTGGGATTTTTAGCTGTCATCACCGTGGGGACTATCCTGCTGATGATGCCTTTCTCGACTAGCGATGGTACTTGGAATGACCCGATTGTGGCGCTATTTACAGCCACCTCCGCCGTTTGCGTCACGGGGTTAGCTGTAGTTGATACTGGGACTGATTTTTCCTTTTGGGGTCAGTTGTGTATTCTGCTGTTAGCTCAAATTGGCGGCTTAGGGTACATGACAAGCACCACCTTTCTGATTACCCTCATTGGGCGGAAATTTAACCTGCGGCAAAAAATCGCCATTCAACAAACTTTAGACCGACCGGGGATGCACGGTAGCACCCAAGTGATCCGCTCAATTATTGCCACAACGATGATCTTTGAAATTACAGGCATTTTGTTACTTCTCCCGGCATTTGTTCCCGATTATGGCTGGAGGGAAGGAATTTGGCTGGCGATTTTTCATAGTGTTTCCGCTTGGAATAATGCAGGTTTTGGTTTGTTCCCAGATAGTTTAATCGGATATCAGTCTTCTTTCTTAGTAGTTTTCACGATTACAATGTTGATCATTTTTGGTGGTATTGGTTATCAGGTAATCTTAGAAATTTATCTTTGGTTGCGCGATCGCCTGCTCAAAAAAACCACCAACTTAGTATTTTCTTTAGATTTCAAAGTAGCTTCTAGCACAACTCTAATCCTTTCATTTATCGGCACAATCGCCTTTTTTCTCATAGAGACAAAAAATCGAGCAACATTTGGCTCACTGAATTTGCCTACCCAGTTACTAGCAGCTTGGTTTCAATCAGTGACTACCAGAACTGCTGGTTTTA
This region of Nodularia sp. LEGE 06071 genomic DNA includes:
- a CDS encoding tetratricopeptide repeat protein, whose protein sequence is MLETFKTTDIFAIVPVVIAMTILGYFSWKTLVTSNYFQKGVKLYEQKDYPGAEAAFRKVISINSTNDVVRLLLGDILKEQGNVKGATELYQEVISSSPKNPDAYLRLANFFIAENQPEKAKDNLEQAKALLQKQRQPERAAKVSHLLAKITAKSGNQA
- a CDS encoding homogentisate phytyltransferase, encoding MSQISGQSSNFQGNWLYAFWKFSRPHTIIGTSLSVWGLYLIAVAIASTGFSSVQLISVLGAWIACLCGNVYIVGLNQLEDVEIDKINKPHLPLASGEFSQKQGQLIVITMGVLALAVAWLTGPFLLGLVASSLAIGTAYSLPPIRLKRFPFWAALCIFSVRGTIVNLGLFLHFNWALGETPAIPPAVWVLTIFVLVFTFAIAIFKDIPDIEGDRLYNITTFTIQLGPQAIFNLALWVLTVCYLGITFVGVLRFADINPVFLVITHLVVLAGMWMRSLSVDLEDKSAIADFYQFIWKLFYLEYIMFPIACLLA
- a CDS encoding methyltransferase domain-containing protein, whose amino-acid sequence is MSATLYQQIQQFYDASSGLWEQIWGEHMHHGYYGADGSEKKERRLAQIDLIEELLKWAEVETAENILDVGCGIGGSSLYLAGKFKAEATGITLSPVQAARANERAQYAGLSGRCQFQVADAQAMPFADDSFDLVWSLESGEHMPDKTKFLQECYRVLKPGGKLIVVTWCHRPTDISPLTADEERHLQEIYRVYCLPYVISLPEYEAIARQLPLNNLHTADWSTAVAPFWDFVIDSAFTPQALFGLLTSGWETIQGALSLGLMSDGYKRGLIRFALLSGTK
- a CDS encoding TrkH family potassium uptake protein; its protein translation is MTVSRTVCLGFLAVITVGTILLMMPFSTSDGTWNDPIVALFTATSAVCVTGLAVVDTGTDFSFWGQLCILLLAQIGGLGYMTSTTFLITLIGRKFNLRQKIAIQQTLDRPGMHGSTQVIRSIIATTMIFEITGILLLLPAFVPDYGWREGIWLAIFHSVSAWNNAGFGLFPDSLIGYQSSFLVVFTITMLIIFGGIGYQVILEIYLWLRDRLLKKTTNLVFSLDFKVASSTTLILSFIGTIAFFLIETKNRATFGSLNLPTQLLAAWFQSVTTRTAGFNSIDVSQMTTAGLFITIALMFIGASPGGTGGGIKTTTLRVLTSCTKSILQGKEEVLLYERKIAISLILKAVAVLVGSVGMVLFSTILISLTDPELNFIQLLFEVVSAFATVGLSTGITSSVSIPAKLILIVTMYVGRVGVLLLMAAVLGDPRPSRIHYPEENLLVG